AAGGGTTGATCCAGTGCCTTGGCCCCGCTTCGCGGGTCGAGGCTGAGAGGGTAAGAACAGGCGACCGCACTGAGCACAGTGAGGGGGCCGCGCAGATCCGATCGCCATGCCCGCTGCTCGCCGTGGCGTGGCGGCCGCGAACGCCCGATGGCCATGATTCCTGTGCGCAGGGGTGTGGCCGGCGTCCAGGTGCGCCAATGGTGAAGTCGCATGTTCGATTGATCCGCCAGGGCGGTAGGCGGTACGCAGCGAGCAGGGCTATCACACCAGCGCGGCCCCCTCACCGTGCTCAGTGCGGTCAACTGTCCTTACCCTTTCAGCCCCGACCCGCGAAGCGGGGCCAAGGCTCTGGATCAACCCTTGTCCAAACTGTTGCCGCTAGAGCGTTCGAAGGCACATTCCCCAGGCCGAGCGAAGCAATGGCCCGACCGAGCTTCGAGCTCGTCTTCAAGGGTTTTTCTTTGGTGACTTTCTTTTGTCCCAACAAAAGAAAGTTACCGCGGGTCTGGGGGCGCGCAAGCCCCCAGCTCCACTCTACGTTCAGTAGAAGAAAAATAAAAAGCCCAGCAGAAAAAAGTCCCAAACCTCCCAATAACCCATAGACAAGAGTGCAGACCGCCTTTACTCATGAACAGCAACAAAATACCTAAATCGAGGCCATCCCGGCACGGACCCCATTCCACCTTCAGTCACATAACAGGCAAAACAAACTCTTTAAGCAGCAAGAGACCCGATCCAATAGGCCACAAGCAGATCACCATTCTGCAAATGGGTGAAAAAACGACGCCACCCGCACCCCAGTCCCCCGAGTGGCGCCAACAAATTACTGCGGCGTAATATTGTTGTCCTTCACGAACTTGGCGTAATCCGCAGATTCCTTCTGCAGAAACTTGGCAAAGTCCTCAGCCGAACCACCGGCAATATCCAGCGAAATTTCGCCGATCTGCTTGCGCACCGCGGGATCGGCCAAAACCTTCTGCATTTGCGCATTCAACTTGGCGACCACCGCCGCAGGCGTCCCACCCGGTGCCGCCATGCCGATCCAGGTCACCGAATGGAATCCCGGCAGACCGGACTCGGCAACGGTAGGCACATCCGGCAGATTGGCGATGCGCTTATCGGTCGTCACCGCCAGCGGAATCAACTTGCCGCTCTTGGCGTAAGGCACGGCCGTGGGAGATGTCTCGAACATGATGTCGATCTGCCCGGCCAGCAGGTCGGCCAGGGCAGGCGCACCGCCGCGATAGGCGACGTTGAGCATGTCGGTCCCCGTCATGCTCATGAACAGCCGCGCCGCCACGTCCTGCGCGCCGCCCACCCCTGAAGTACCGAAGCTGACCTTGCCGGGATTGGCCTTGGCGTACGCCGCCAGTTCCTTCACGTTCTTCACCGGCAGCTTGGGGTTGGCAATCAGCACGGCCGGCTGGTCGGCGATGCGGATGATGGGCGTCAGGTCCTTCATCGGATCGAAAGGCAGCTTGGCGAACAGGTGCTGGTTGGCCGCATAGCCCGAGGGCGCGACCAGCAGCGTATAGCCGTCCTTGGGCGCCTTGGCCACGAAGTCCATGCCGATGTTGCCGCCGGCGCCCGCGCGGTTGTCGACCAGCACCGGCTGGCCGAGCGCGTCCGACAGCTTCTGGCCGACCAGACGGCCGATCATGTCGACGCTGCCGCCCGGCGGAAACGGAACGATCAACTTGATCGGCTTGTTGGGATAGTCCTCGGCGGCAGCGGGCGCGCACACGGCGGCGAAGGCTGCGATGCCGGCGGCGACGAGGGTCAGGGACCGGAAGAGTTTGTTCATGGCAGAAGGTCCAAAAGATCCAGGTAACGGGGTGGGCGCGGTTCGCACATTCGGCGAATCGCAGTTTTCTTTGATGGGTCTCCTCGTCGCTCCGCCCGGTGTCTTGGTGTCTTGCTCAGGGTCGCCAGCG
The nucleotide sequence above comes from Xylophilus sp. GOD-11R. Encoded proteins:
- a CDS encoding tripartite tricarboxylate transporter substrate binding protein; translation: MNKLFRSLTLVAAGIAAFAAVCAPAAAEDYPNKPIKLIVPFPPGGSVDMIGRLVGQKLSDALGQPVLVDNRAGAGGNIGMDFVAKAPKDGYTLLVAPSGYAANQHLFAKLPFDPMKDLTPIIRIADQPAVLIANPKLPVKNVKELAAYAKANPGKVSFGTSGVGGAQDVAARLFMSMTGTDMLNVAYRGGAPALADLLAGQIDIMFETSPTAVPYAKSGKLIPLAVTTDKRIANLPDVPTVAESGLPGFHSVTWIGMAAPGGTPAAVVAKLNAQMQKVLADPAVRKQIGEISLDIAGGSAEDFAKFLQKESADYAKFVKDNNITPQ